One region of Daphnia pulicaria isolate SC F1-1A chromosome 7, SC_F0-13Bv2, whole genome shotgun sequence genomic DNA includes:
- the LOC124350995 gene encoding collagen alpha-1(III) chain-like isoform X1 — MKFLFVVGPLVYLVAAYLAFPTGNSTVIDSRAIHLTRSSRSYFPYQQQHRGHYYRQQLQSRRVYRYPNYFHDDGYPSLHSWPPPVRSHYEMWDHPSRVIVNYGHRRPVSSREQSKSKGEWSRILSSMGQTGLVALKKSSVAGLRINYPLIGHDDDSKLERQDLNSFNAGGVAEARRPVWPVANNQTKRRRKPNPKNRKPSGIVRDEDDEEDHHQQHYYHKKKQSSGSGLPWFFNLMGPPGPPGKDGRDGMSGTLGPPGVQGPQGLQGVQGSSGVQGVQGPPGVQGSQGPPGVPGVSGRDGTDGKDGRDGVEGKDGKDGQDGAPGLTGLSGTNGQDGKDGRDGQDGAQGPPGQSGENGKDGQDGRDGQNGKDGQDGAPGPPGPPGQDGKDGSDGTAGQFGQDGTDGQEGQDGQTGAQGPVGPSGTSGKDGTDGKGGDPGLHGLHGTAGDNGDPGTPGLPGESGEPGIPGAVGPEGTPGTGGTPGTGGTPGSPGSPGSPGSPGLPGENGIPGEAGPAGQNGVPGSPGVPGVPGG; from the exons ATGAAGTTTCTG TTTGTTGTTGGACCTTTAGTGTACTTGGTAGCGGCTTATTTGGCGTTCCCGACGGGCAACTCGACAGTTATTGACAGCCGGGCAATTCATTTGACTCGGTCCAGTCGCTCTTATTTCCCTTACCAGCAGCAACATAGGGGACACTATTACAGACAGCAATTACAATCCAGACGAGTTTACAGATATCCGAATTATTTTCACGATGATGGATATCCATCGCTTCACTCTTGGCCGCCACCAGTCCGGTCTCATTACGAAATGTGGGACCATCCATCGCGGGTCATCGTCAATTACG GCCATCGCCGTCCCGTTTCCAGCCGTGAACAATCCAAAAGTAAAGGAGAATGGTCGAGGATACTGTCGTCCATGGGTCAAACGGGTCTGGTGGCTTTAAAGAAGAGCAGCGTCGCCGGATTGCGCATTAATTATCCGCTAATAGGACACGACGACGATAGCAAATTGGAGCGCCAAGATTTGAATTCGTTCAATGCTGGCGGAGTAGCCGAAGCCAGGAGGCCCGTCTGGCCGGTGGCTAATAACCAaactaaaagaagaagaaagcccAATCCGAAAAATCGCAAACCTTCCGGTATCGTTCGGGATGAAGACGATGAGGAGGATCATCATCAGCAGCATTATTatcacaaaaagaaacaatccaGTGGCTCTGGGTTGCCGTGGTTCTTCAACTTAATGGGGCCACCAG GGCCACCAGGGAAAGACGGACGAGATGGAATGTCCGGCACGCTAGGACCTCCTGGCGTGCAAGGGCCTCAAGGATTGCAAGGGGTTCAGGGTTCTTCCGGCGTTCAGGGCGTTCAGGGTCCGCCAGGAGTGCAAGGATCACAAGGCCCGCCGGGTGTTCCCGGCGTTTCAG GGAGAGACGGAACTGATGGAAAAGACGGGCGAGATGGAGTTGAAGGCAAGGATGGCAAAGATGGACAAGACGGAGCTCCCGGCCTGACAG GATTGTCTGGAACAAATGGGCAGGATGGAAAAGATGGGCGAGACGGGCAAGATGGAGCTCAAGGTCCACCGGGACAGTCGGGCGAAAACGGCAAGGACGGCCAGGATGGCAGAGATGGCCAAAACGGAAAAGATGGACAGGACGGAGCTCCGGGACCGCCAG GGCCACCGGGGCAAGACGGAAAGGACGGCAGTGACGGCACAGCCGGCCAATTTGGTCAAGATGGTACGGATGGACAAGAAGGCCAAGATGGACAAACAGGAGCTCAAG GTCCTGTTGGGCCAAGTGGCACGTCCGGTAAAGACGGAACGGACGGAAAAG gcgGAGATCCGGGACTTCACGGCCTACATGGAACGGCCGGCGATAACGGAGATCCAGGCACTCCTGGACTTCCTGGCGAATCTGGCGAGCCCGGAATTCCAGGAGCGGTTGGTCCGGAAGGAACTCCTGGCACTGGAGGAACGCCAGGCACAGGAGGTACCCCTGGCAGTCCAGGATCACCGGGATCGCCCGGTAGTCCAG gTTTGCCGGGTGAGAATGGAATACCGGGAGAGGCCGGACCGGCAGGTCAAAATGGAGTTCCCGGAAGTCCAGGAGTGCCCGGAGTGCCTGGAGGTTAA
- the LOC124350995 gene encoding collagen alpha-1(III) chain-like isoform X2 — protein MGQTGLVALKKSSVAGLRINYPLIGHDDDSKLERQDLNSFNAGGVAEARRPVWPVANNQTKRRRKPNPKNRKPSGIVRDEDDEEDHHQQHYYHKKKQSSGSGLPWFFNLMGPPGPPGKDGRDGMSGTLGPPGVQGPQGLQGVQGSSGVQGVQGPPGVQGSQGPPGVPGVSGRDGTDGKDGRDGVEGKDGKDGQDGAPGLTGLSGTNGQDGKDGRDGQDGAQGPPGQSGENGKDGQDGRDGQNGKDGQDGAPGPPGPPGQDGKDGSDGTAGQFGQDGTDGQEGQDGQTGAQGPVGPSGTSGKDGTDGKGGDPGLHGLHGTAGDNGDPGTPGLPGESGEPGIPGAVGPEGTPGTGGTPGTGGTPGSPGSPGSPGSPGLPGENGIPGEAGPAGQNGVPGSPGVPGVPGG, from the exons ATGGGTCAAACGGGTCTGGTGGCTTTAAAGAAGAGCAGCGTCGCCGGATTGCGCATTAATTATCCGCTAATAGGACACGACGACGATAGCAAATTGGAGCGCCAAGATTTGAATTCGTTCAATGCTGGCGGAGTAGCCGAAGCCAGGAGGCCCGTCTGGCCGGTGGCTAATAACCAaactaaaagaagaagaaagcccAATCCGAAAAATCGCAAACCTTCCGGTATCGTTCGGGATGAAGACGATGAGGAGGATCATCATCAGCAGCATTATTatcacaaaaagaaacaatccaGTGGCTCTGGGTTGCCGTGGTTCTTCAACTTAATGGGGCCACCAG GGCCACCAGGGAAAGACGGACGAGATGGAATGTCCGGCACGCTAGGACCTCCTGGCGTGCAAGGGCCTCAAGGATTGCAAGGGGTTCAGGGTTCTTCCGGCGTTCAGGGCGTTCAGGGTCCGCCAGGAGTGCAAGGATCACAAGGCCCGCCGGGTGTTCCCGGCGTTTCAG GGAGAGACGGAACTGATGGAAAAGACGGGCGAGATGGAGTTGAAGGCAAGGATGGCAAAGATGGACAAGACGGAGCTCCCGGCCTGACAG GATTGTCTGGAACAAATGGGCAGGATGGAAAAGATGGGCGAGACGGGCAAGATGGAGCTCAAGGTCCACCGGGACAGTCGGGCGAAAACGGCAAGGACGGCCAGGATGGCAGAGATGGCCAAAACGGAAAAGATGGACAGGACGGAGCTCCGGGACCGCCAG GGCCACCGGGGCAAGACGGAAAGGACGGCAGTGACGGCACAGCCGGCCAATTTGGTCAAGATGGTACGGATGGACAAGAAGGCCAAGATGGACAAACAGGAGCTCAAG GTCCTGTTGGGCCAAGTGGCACGTCCGGTAAAGACGGAACGGACGGAAAAG gcgGAGATCCGGGACTTCACGGCCTACATGGAACGGCCGGCGATAACGGAGATCCAGGCACTCCTGGACTTCCTGGCGAATCTGGCGAGCCCGGAATTCCAGGAGCGGTTGGTCCGGAAGGAACTCCTGGCACTGGAGGAACGCCAGGCACAGGAGGTACCCCTGGCAGTCCAGGATCACCGGGATCGCCCGGTAGTCCAG gTTTGCCGGGTGAGAATGGAATACCGGGAGAGGCCGGACCGGCAGGTCAAAATGGAGTTCCCGGAAGTCCAGGAGTGCCCGGAGTGCCTGGAGGTTAA